From the Lathyrus oleraceus cultivar Zhongwan6 chromosome 4, CAAS_Psat_ZW6_1.0, whole genome shotgun sequence genome, one window contains:
- the LOC127138096 gene encoding uncharacterized protein LOC127138096: protein MTNGEGVIIPKSENQWNDNDKKLWSHGWKAQNILRSALGVDEYYCVSHCETAKAMYDLLEVAHKGTNEVKQARINTLNQEFELFCMKHDETLADMQKRFTYLINRVNAIGNSISNVIATNKVLRCLNREWQPKVPAIK from the coding sequence atgaccaatggtgaaggcgTAATCATACCAAAATCGGaaaatcaatggaatgataatgataagaagTTGTGGTCTCATGGTTGGAAAGCACAAAATATTCTCAGATCTGcattaggtgttgatgagtattattGTGTCTCTCATTGTGAAACCGCCAAGGCTATGTATGACCTATTAGAAGTTGCCCATAAGGGAACTAATGAAGTCAAACAAGCTAGGATCAATACTTTGAACCAAGAGTTTGAACTTTTTTGTATGAAGCATGATGAAACCcttgccgacatgcaaaagagattcacatATCTTATTAATAGAGTGAATGCTATAGGTAATTCTATCTCCAATGTTATTGCTACTAATAAGgttttaagatgtcttaacagggagTGGCAACCCAAGGTCCCTGCTATCAAATAG
- the LOC127138097 gene encoding uncharacterized protein LOC127138097 produces the protein MEAPLPKGMEKPPNLAVYDGTTDPDDHVDNVNAMLDYRNDITGHLKCRLFSTTLRKGAMAWYKSLAPESITSWRVMRSMFTRHFTASRRHPKTEATLEAIVQKKNETLRSYIERFNQEAVEVDTTEHMKKYLLERGLLPGSELSRAVGIEPPRTLNELLHKAQAYIRYEEKQVAHNARSGRNAGETEHSKREDTSISRRNGDKRREERPRELREGRGPAGRYSEYTLLTAPRERILAECINSEFKQGRVRFPKPSAPKPHTDKSKYCRFHRSHGHVTEDCVHLKDAIEILIQEGHLKQYTRKNEAPRHDEPEKKRPRENTPPDNSPYQVALCVSRPEDFFLPEPLPEGKITALSPWEDFPTTLVISGGGTNGESATLSVKRKFDELLLTAPEQKATLTKYRGKSNPISFFLEELPGGSPNSAIPLLIRAKMARFDVRRILVDEGSSVDIMYVHLFKTLKLDKTNLAPYVGSDLQGFNGATTRPWGYVELLVTFGEQETAREVKIQFLVVDCPSLYNCIFGRPTLAELTAVPSTVHLKMKYYTKLGRVVTIHGDIEAARRCYDAAVKGQAVVSTKSNCNNKKLKTEDLARGVNAIDLDCRIGLDETEEGRFPKERSLEHPVRPIPDGEFELIPLGDDPERTVKIGKGLPEETREELVACLKENSDLFAWNAAEMPGLDPEIACHKLAVDRAAKPIAQRRRKQSPEKAEAAERAVKDLLEANFISEAQYTTWLSNVVLVKKNNGKWRTCHRQRDTIHGRRIPGLHRQPGHHTAFHVCRASADERAGRGGQQGNLTWPQTQTRRGKEGMGRGAT, from the exons ATGGAAGCCCCGCTCCCCAAAGGCATGGAGAAACCGCCAAACCTAGCTGTGTACGACGGGACTACAGATCCCGACGATCACGTCGACAACGTCAACGCGATGCTCGACTACCGCAATGATATAACCGGGCACCTAAAATGCCGATTGTTCTCAACGACCCTCAGGAAAGGGGCCATGGCCTGGTACAAAAGCTTGGCCCCTGAGTCCATTACGTCATGGAGAGTCATGAGGTCCATGTTCACCCGGCACTTTACAGCTTCCCGTCGTCACCCCAAGACTGAGGCGACCCTTGAAGCCATAGtgcagaagaagaatgaaacACTGCGCTCATACATCGAGCGATTCAACCAGGAAGCTGTCGAGGTAGATACCACCGAGCACATGAAGAAGTATCTCCTCGAGAGAGGTCTCTTACCCGGCAGTGAACTTAGCAGAGCCGTAGGGATCGAACCTCCCCGCACCTTAAACGAGCTCCTGCATAAAGCCCAGGCCTACATCAGATACGAGGAAAAGCAGGTGGCACACAATGCCCGCAGCGGACGTAACGCTGGGGAGACCGAGCACTCAAAACGCGAGGACACGAGCATTTCCCGTCGCAACGGAGACAAACGAAGAGAAGAAAGACCTCGCGAGCTCCGGGAAGGAAGAGGCCCCGCGGGCAGATATAGCGAGTACACCTTACTGACAGCTCCTCGAGAGCGTATCCTCGCAGAATGTATCAACTCTGAATTTAAGCAGGGCAGGGTCAGGTTCCCAAAACCGTCTGCACCAAAGCCTCACACCGACAAATCAAAGTACTGCCGGTTCCACAGAAGTCACGGGCACGTGACCGAAGACTGCGTCCACCTGAAAGATGCGATTGAAATTTTAATCCAGGAAGGGCACCTGAAGCAGTACACGAGGAAGAACGAAGCTCCCAGACACGACGAGCCAGAGAAGAAGAGACCCCGGGAAAACACACCCCCCGACAACTCTCCCTATCAAGTGGCCCTCTGCGTGTCACGACCGGAAGATTTCTTCCTCCCCGAACCATTGCCCGAGGGCAAGATCACTGCACTCAGCCCCTGGGAAGACTTCCCTACCACACTGGTGATATCAGGAGGAGGAACTAACGGGGAATCCGCGACCCTCTCCGTCAAACGTAAGTTCGACGAACTCCTACTGACTGCCCCCGAGCAGAAAGCGACATTGACAAAATACCGGGGAAAATCCAACCCAATATCCTTCTTCCTGGAGGAACTCCCGGGCGGATCCCCGAACTCGGCCATCCCACTATTGATAAGAGCAAAGATGGCCCGATTCGACGTACGACGCATCCTGGTCGACGAAGGCAGCTCAGTGGATATCATGTACGTCCACCTCTTCAAGACTCTGAAGCTAGACAAGACCAACTTAGCCCCATACGTCGGATCAGATCTCCAAGGATTCAACGGAGCAACAACCAGACCGTGGGGATATGTTGAGCTCCTCGTCACCTTCGGCGAACAAGAAACGGCCAGGGAAGTCAAAATCCAATTCCTGGTCGTAGACTGTCCGTCTCTCTACAATTGCATCTTTGGACGCCCGACACTGGCCGAACTCACTGCGGTCCCATCCACCGTCCACCTGAAGATGAAATACTACACCAAATTGGGACGTGTGGTCACCATCCATGGTGACATCGAAGCAGCCCGACGATGCTACGACGCCGCAGTAAAAGGACAGGCCGTAGTCAGCACGAAGAGCAACTGCAACAACAAAAAACTCAAGACCGAGGATCTTGCCCGAGGAGTCAACGCCATCGACCTCGACTGTCGCATCGGGCTGGACGAGACCGAAGAGGGGAGGTTCCCCAAGGAACGCTCTCTCGAACACCCGGTCCGACCAATCCCCGACGGGGAGTTCGAACTCATTCCTCTTGGGGACGATCCGGAAAGGACGGTGAAGATAGGTAAGGGACTACCCGAGGAAACAAGAGAAGAGCTAGTAGCATGCCTCAAAGAGAACTCCGACCTCTTCGCGTGGAATGCCGCAGAAATGCCTGGGCTGGACCCCGAGATCGCGTGTCATAAGCTAGCTGTAGACCGGGCAGCCAAGCCCATAGCACAGCGTAGACGCAAGCAATCGCCCGAAAAGGCAGAGGCTGCCGAGCGAGCTGTAAAAGACCTCTTAGAGGCAAATTTTATTTCTGAAGCCCAGTACACAACCTGGCTCTCTAATGTAGTCCTCgttaagaaaaataatggaaaatggc GCACTTGTCACAGACAACGGGACACAATTCACGGACGGAGGATTCCAGGACTTCATCGCCAGCCTGGGCACCACACAGCATTTCACGTCTGTCGAGCATCCGCAGACGAACGGGCAGGCAGAGGCGGCCAACAGGGTAATCTTACGTGGCCTCAAACGCAGACTCGGCGAGGCAAAGAGGGCATGGGTCGAGGAGCTACATAG